In Alicyclobacillus macrosporangiidus CPP55, a single window of DNA contains:
- a CDS encoding isoprenyl transferase, whose product MTRGSRRLLKWILGKRIRAQEGKASVEAAGLPGHVAIIMDGNGRWASRRGLPRVAGHRAGMTKVREVIRACDELGIPCLTLYAFSTENWKRPPQEVEYLMRLPEEFFRSEIDELVDRGVRVRFIGDTTQLPPYTQETVRKTLERTRENQGMIVNFALNYGGRADILCAVKAYAREVAAGAASWDDLSEERLDKYLSTAGLPDPDLVIRTSGEIRLSNFLIWQAAYAELWFTDVLWPDFTREHLEQALRDYQRRKRRFGGIK is encoded by the coding sequence ATGACAAGGGGGTCACGCCGGTTGCTGAAGTGGATCCTCGGCAAGCGAATCCGGGCACAGGAGGGGAAGGCGTCCGTCGAGGCCGCGGGCCTTCCTGGGCATGTGGCCATCATCATGGACGGCAACGGGCGTTGGGCGAGCCGGCGCGGCCTGCCGCGAGTGGCCGGTCATCGGGCGGGCATGACGAAGGTGCGCGAGGTGATCCGCGCCTGCGATGAACTGGGTATTCCGTGCTTGACGCTGTACGCGTTTTCGACGGAGAACTGGAAGCGGCCACCGCAGGAGGTGGAGTACCTCATGCGGTTGCCGGAGGAGTTCTTTCGCAGCGAGATCGACGAACTGGTGGATCGGGGCGTGCGCGTCCGCTTCATCGGGGACACCACCCAGCTGCCGCCGTACACCCAGGAGACGGTGCGCAAGACTCTGGAGCGCACGCGGGAGAACCAGGGGATGATTGTCAACTTCGCGCTCAACTACGGCGGCCGGGCGGACATCTTGTGCGCGGTGAAGGCGTATGCCCGGGAGGTCGCCGCGGGTGCAGCGTCCTGGGACGACCTCAGCGAAGAGCGCTTGGACAAATATCTCTCGACAGCTGGCCTGCCGGACCCGGACTTGGTCATCCGTACGAGCGGGGAGATCCGGCTGAGCAACTTCCTGATTTGGCAGGCGGCGTACGCGGAGCTGTGGTTCACCGACGTGCTGTGGCCTGACTTCACGCGTGAGCACCTGGAACAGGCGCTGCGTGACTATCAACGCCGGAAGCGGCGCTTCGGCGGGATCAAGTAG
- the frr gene encoding ribosome recycling factor, with product MEKAVQVFKRDVATVRAGRATPNMLDKVTVEYYGSQMPVNQVASVTTPEPRQLVIAPWDKGLLSEIERAIQKSDLGLNPMNDGSVIRLILPPLTEERRQELVKVVRKMAEEARVALRNIRRDANEDLKKLEKSGDAPEDEVRRATDKVQALTDRFVAEIDKAATAKEKEILEV from the coding sequence ATGGAGAAAGCGGTTCAGGTGTTCAAACGGGACGTTGCGACGGTGCGCGCAGGTCGGGCCACGCCGAATATGTTGGACAAAGTCACGGTGGAATACTATGGAAGTCAGATGCCGGTGAATCAGGTGGCCAGCGTCACCACTCCGGAGCCGCGCCAATTGGTGATCGCCCCGTGGGACAAGGGCCTGCTGAGTGAGATCGAACGGGCGATACAAAAGTCGGACCTGGGATTGAATCCGATGAACGACGGTTCGGTGATCCGCCTGATCCTGCCTCCATTGACGGAGGAACGCCGGCAGGAGTTGGTCAAGGTGGTCCGCAAGATGGCCGAGGAGGCCCGGGTGGCGCTGCGCAACATCCGCCGGGACGCCAATGAGGACTTGAAAAAGTTGGAGAAGTCCGGCGATGCGCCGGAGGACGAGGTGCGCCGGGCGACGGACAAGGTGCAGGCGTTGACCGACCGGTTTGTGGCGGAGATCGACAAGGCGGCGACAGCGAAGGAAAAGGAGATCCTCGAGGTCTGA
- the pyrH gene encoding UMP kinase gives MSTPKYRRVVLKLSGEALAGEKGFGIDPSMIQTIAEQIREVVQMGVQMAVVVGGGNIWRGISGSAQGMDRATADYMGMLATVLNALALQDALEKVGVDTRVQTSVEMRQVAEPYIRRRAIRHLEKNRVVIFAGGTGNPYFSTDTTAALRAAEIEADVILMAKNGVDGVYSADPQKNPDAVKYDELGFFDVLSQGLGVMDSTATSLCMDNDIPLLVFAISEKGNIRRAVLGEPIGTIVGRKARAERRDSVR, from the coding sequence ATGTCGACACCGAAATACAGACGAGTCGTACTGAAACTCAGCGGTGAGGCGTTAGCCGGTGAAAAGGGCTTCGGGATCGATCCGTCGATGATCCAGACCATTGCGGAGCAGATCCGCGAAGTGGTGCAGATGGGCGTCCAGATGGCGGTCGTGGTCGGCGGCGGCAACATCTGGCGCGGCATCTCTGGCAGCGCCCAGGGAATGGACCGGGCGACGGCGGACTACATGGGCATGTTGGCCACCGTCTTGAACGCCTTGGCCCTGCAGGACGCCCTGGAGAAGGTCGGGGTCGATACCCGTGTGCAGACCTCGGTGGAGATGCGACAGGTCGCGGAACCTTACATCCGCCGCCGCGCGATCCGCCACCTGGAGAAGAACCGCGTGGTGATCTTCGCTGGGGGGACTGGAAATCCGTATTTCTCCACGGACACGACGGCTGCCCTGCGGGCGGCGGAAATCGAAGCCGACGTCATCCTGATGGCGAAAAACGGGGTGGACGGCGTGTACAGCGCAGATCCACAGAAGAACCCGGACGCGGTGAAATACGACGAACTCGGGTTTTTCGACGTACTGAGCCAGGGGCTCGGGGTGATGGATTCGACGGCGACATCCCTGTGCATGGATAACGACATCCCGTTGTTGGTGTTCGCCATCAGCGAAAAAGGCAACATCCGCCGGGCGGTGCTCGGTGAGCCCATCGGGACGATTGTGGGGAGGAAGGCACGTGCTGAACGACGTGATTCGGTCCGCTGA
- the tsf gene encoding translation elongation factor Ts translates to MEITAAMVKELRERTGAGMMDCKRALAETNGDMERAIEVLREKGLASAAKKAGRIAAEGVVGAYIHGGGRIGVLVEVNCETDFVAKNDDFRAFVHDVAMHIAASAPQYVRREEVPEDVVAREREILRAQTLNENPNKPANIVDKIVEGRIEKFYKEVCLLEQPFVKDPDKTVEQLVKEKIAQIGENISIRRFSRFVVGEGIEKKETNFVEEVMAQVRS, encoded by the coding sequence ATGGAGATCACAGCAGCCATGGTCAAGGAGCTGCGCGAACGCACAGGTGCAGGGATGATGGATTGCAAGCGCGCTCTGGCCGAGACGAATGGCGACATGGAGCGGGCCATTGAGGTCCTGCGGGAGAAAGGCTTAGCGTCTGCGGCCAAAAAGGCGGGGCGCATCGCGGCCGAAGGCGTCGTGGGTGCGTACATTCACGGCGGTGGTCGCATCGGGGTGTTGGTGGAGGTCAACTGTGAGACGGATTTCGTCGCCAAGAACGACGATTTCCGGGCATTTGTCCACGATGTCGCGATGCACATCGCGGCCTCTGCACCGCAGTACGTGCGGAGGGAGGAAGTGCCGGAGGACGTGGTCGCGCGGGAACGGGAGATCCTGCGGGCGCAGACGCTCAACGAAAACCCGAACAAGCCGGCCAACATTGTGGATAAGATCGTCGAGGGCCGCATCGAGAAGTTTTATAAGGAAGTTTGCTTGTTGGAACAACCGTTCGTCAAAGACCCGGACAAGACGGTGGAACAGCTGGTGAAGGAGAAGATCGCCCAGATCGGCGAGAACATCTCCATACGCCGTTTTTCCCGCTTCGTGGTCGGCGAGGGCATCGAGAAAAAGGAAACGAATTTTGTCGAAGAGGTCATGGCGCAGGTGCGTTCGTGA
- the rpsB gene encoding 30S ribosomal protein S2: MAIISMKQLLEAGVHFGHQTRRWNPKMAKYIFTERNGIYIIDLQKTVRKVEEAYNFVRDLAAEGKTLLFVGTKKQAQDAVREEAERCGMYYVNQRWLGGTLTNFPTIQRRIARLQQLEVMEEDGTFDRLPKKEVILLRKEKERLEKYLGGIKGMTKLPDAMFVIDPRKERIAVAEARKLGIPIVAIVDTNCDPDEIDVVIPGNDDAIRAVRLLTSKMADAVLEGRQGGEETTTA; the protein is encoded by the coding sequence ATGGCGATTATCTCCATGAAGCAGTTGCTGGAGGCGGGTGTTCACTTCGGACATCAGACGCGCCGCTGGAATCCGAAGATGGCGAAGTACATCTTCACGGAGCGCAACGGCATCTACATCATCGACCTGCAGAAGACGGTCCGCAAGGTCGAGGAGGCGTACAACTTCGTCCGCGATCTCGCGGCGGAAGGCAAGACGCTCCTGTTTGTCGGCACCAAAAAGCAGGCCCAGGATGCCGTTCGGGAAGAGGCGGAGCGGTGTGGCATGTACTATGTCAACCAGCGGTGGCTGGGCGGGACGTTGACGAACTTCCCGACCATTCAGCGCCGAATCGCGCGCCTGCAGCAGCTGGAGGTGATGGAGGAGGACGGGACGTTCGACCGTCTTCCCAAGAAGGAGGTCATCCTCCTTCGCAAGGAGAAGGAGCGTTTGGAGAAGTACCTGGGCGGCATCAAGGGGATGACCAAGCTGCCGGATGCGATGTTCGTCATCGATCCGCGCAAAGAGCGGATCGCCGTCGCTGAAGCGCGCAAGCTGGGGATCCCGATTGTGGCCATCGTCGATACCAACTGTGATCCGGACGAGATCGATGTGGTGATCCCGGGCAACGACGACGCCATCCGCGCGGTGCGCTTGTTGACCAGCAAGATGGCGGATGCCGTGCTGGAGGGCCGCCAGGGCGGCGAGGAGACGACCACAGCATAA